The Urbifossiella limnaea nucleotide sequence CCGAACCCGCCCTGCTGCATCGGGAAGCCACCCTGCTGGCCGAAGCCGGGCTGGCCGAAGCCGGGCTGCCCGCCGGGCTGACCGAAGCCCTGCTGCCCGCCGGGCTGCCCGCCGCTCATCTTGGCGCGGGCCAACTCCTGGTTGCGGGTGGCGAACTGGAGGAACTGGTCCTTGGTCATCACCCCGGACTCGGGGTACGGCTGCGTCCCCATCCGGTCCGAGATCATCTTGCTCATCGCCCGGGTGTCGGGGGAGATGCGGCTGAAGTCGACATAATCGGTGCCGCCGGTTTGCTGGAGCAGTGTGGTCCACTGGCTCTCGGGGTCGAAGCCGCCGCGCCGGCCACCACCGCCGCCGCCCTGGGGAAAGCCGCCCCCACCCTGGGGAAAGCCGCCGCCGGGCTGTTGGAAGCCGCCGCCTTGGGGGAAGCCGCCTCCGCCTTGGGGGACGCCGCCGCCGGGTTGAATCTGCATCCGGAAGCCGCCTCCGCCTTGGGGGAAGCCGCCCCCACCTTGCGGGAAGCCACCGCCGCCCTGGGGGAAGCCGCCTCCGCCCTGCGGGAAGCCACCGAAGCCACCCTTGCCGCCCTTACCGCCGCCGGGCTGGCCGGCGATCGGACCCATGGTGAACAACAGCATTCCGAGGACGAAAAACGCCCCGCTGACGCGCGCGCACATGGCCGACCCTCCGGGGCGCACAGCCCCTACTCACGATCCTAAACTCCATCCCCCGCCGCGTCACGACGAATTGGCGCGAGTCTCATAGGAGTTTCAGAACCGCGACGGCTCGCACCGCCGCAAGCGGCGGCAGCGGTTGTGCGACCCGCGCCGGGGAGCTGCGAGCTCTGCGTCGGCCTTCCGCTTTGCTTCACATTCGCCGGTCCGGTAAAGTGGAGTATTCTGCCCGCCGCGACCGCACCTCCGGAGAAACTCCCGTGCGTCACCTCGTCGCCCTGTGTGCCGCCGCGCTCCTCGCCCCCGCCGCGGCCGCCCAGGAACCCATCCGCTTCGCCCGCACCCCGGACATCTCGCCCGACGGCAAGACCGTCGCCTTCAGCTACCTCGGCGACATCTGGACGGTGCCCTCGGTCGGCGGCGTGGCCCGCCCGGTGACGATGCACGAGGCCCACGACCTGAACCCCGTCTTCAGCCCCGACGGCAAGTACCTCGCGTTCAGCTCCAACCGCCACGGCAGCTACGACGTGTTCGTGTCGCCCGCGGTCGGCGGTCGGCCGCGGCGGCTCACCTTCGACAGCGGCCACGACACCGTCACCGGCTGGACGCCGGACGGGAAGGGCGTCGTGTTCACGTCCACCCGCGGGACGGCGTACCCGTTCCAGGCCGAGTGCTACGTCGTGCCGTTCGACGGCGGCGCGGAGCGGAAGCTGACGCTGTTCGAGGGGAAGGAGGCGCACCTGTCGCCGGCCGGCGACCGGGTGGCGTTCGTCCGCGGCCCGGGGCTGTGGTACCGCCGCGGCTACCGCGGCTCCAGCAACGACGAGCTGTGGGTCGCCGGCGCCGACGGGAGCGGCCCGCGGCGATTCACCACGTTCGACGGCCAGGACGGCTCGCCGATGTGGAGCCCGGACGGCAAGACGCTGTACTACGTCAGCGAGGAAGGCAGCACCCGCGGCTGCGCGAACGTGGTGTCGCGCCCGGCCGACGCTACCAGCGGCACCCCGCAGCGGCTCACCACCCACGCCGACGACACGGTCCGCCGCGCCCGCGTGTCCGGCAACGGCGAGTGGATCGTCTACGAGCTCGGTGCCGACCTGTGCGTCGTGCCCACCCGCGGCGGCGCGCCCCGCAAGCTGGCGATTGAGGTGAACGCCGACGACAAGGCGAACACCGAGCGGGCCGTCACGTACACCCGCGACGCCACCGAGTTCGCGCTGTCGCCGGACGAGGAGCACGCGGTCGTGGTCGTCCACGGCGAATTGTTCCTGACGCGCATCCCCGACGGCAACAAGGTCACGCGGCTCACCGACCACCCGGCCTACGACCACGGCGCCACCTTCAGCCCGGACGGCAAAAGCATCCTGTTCGCGTCCGACCGCAGCGGCGCCGAAGACCTGTTCCTGCTCGAGCCGGACGACGCGGAGCACCCCGAGCTGCACAAGGCGCACACTTTCAAGGTGACGCAGCTGACGAAGACGCCCGAGGCCGAGAGCGGCGCCCGCTTCACCCCGAAGGGCGACCGCGTCGGCTTCATCCGCGGCGGCAAGCTGTGGACGATGAAGCCCGACGGCACCGACCAGAAGGTGATGATCGACACGCCGCAGGTGTTCGACTTCGAGTTCAGCCCGGACGGCAAGCACGTCGTGTTCGCCCGCATGGACGGGTCGTTCGCCAGCGAGGTGTTCGTCGCCCCGACGGACGGCGGCGAAGCCCGGAACGTGACCCGCTACGCCACCTACAACGGCGACGTGAGCTGGAGCCCGGCCGGGGGTAAGATCGCCTTCGTCGGCCAGCGCCGCGGTACCTACTTGCCGCACGTCCTGAGCCTGCAAAGGCCCGCCGCCCCTGGCGCCCCCAAGAGCGCCCCCGGCGAGATCGACTGGGACGACATCCACCTCCGCGGCGAGAAGGCGGCCGGCATCGCGGCCGACAGCGTGAGCATCTCGCCGACGGGGCTTCAGGTGGCGTTCCGGCACAGCGGCGCCGGCAACGGCGACGACCTGTGGGTGGCCGCGGCCAACGGCAGCAGCCAGACCCGCGTGACCACCGGCAACCTCGCCCCGCGGCAGATCCGCTGGGCGAAGAAGAGTAGCGGCCTGATCTACTTCCTGACCGGCACCGGCGAGCTGCGGAGCGTCCGCCACGGCTCGCCGTTCCCCGGCGCGGCCACGAACAGCGCCGACCCGCCGCGGGTGAACTTCCAGGCGCGCCTGACCGTGAAGCGCGACGAGGAGTTCGCCGAGATGTTCGCCCAGAGCTGGCGCGGCCTGTCGGACCACTTCTACGACAGCGGCTTCCACGGGGCCGACTGGTTCGCCGTGCGGGCGAAGTACCAGGCGCTCGTGCCGCACGTCGCCATGAAGGAGGACCTGTACGCGCTGGTCAGCGTCATGCTCGGCGAGCTGAACGCCTCGCACCTCGGCATCAGCGGCGTGCTGCCGACGGCGCAGGAGCCGACGGCCGACCTGGGGCTGTTGTTCGACCCGAGCTACCGCGGCCCCGGCCTGAAGGTGACCGAGGTGCTGAAGCGCGGCCCCGCCGACAAGCGCGGCCTCGGCGTCAAGCCCGGCGACGTGGTGGTCGCCATCGACCGCGTCGAGCTGACGCCGAAGGTGAACGTAAGCCAGCTGCTGAACAACAAGGCCGGCGAGGGGCTGCTCATCGACGTGGCGTCCGACCCGGCCGACAAGAAGACGCGGCGCCGCGTGGAGCTGTTCCCGATCGCCCGCGACAAGGCCAGCGACCTGATGTACGACCGCTGGGTCGACGCGAACGCGGCGGCGGTGGCGAAGCAGAGCGGCGGCAAGCTCGGCTACATCCACATCCCCGGGATGGACGAGCCGGGCCTGGAGCGGTTCATGCGGGCGCTCTACTCCGACAACCTCGACAAGGACGGCCTCATCGTGGACGTGCGGTTCAACGGCGGCGGCTTCACCCACGACCAGGTGCTGAACTACCTGAGCGGCAAGGAGCACACGTTCTTCAAGCAGCGCGACGGCGGCCAGGGGCTGGTGCTCCGGAACTACGACCGCAAGTTCACCCGGCCGGTCGCGGTGATGACGAACAACCGCTCCTACTCCGACGCCGAAATCTTCCCGCACGCCTTCCGCACGCTGGGCCTGGGCAAGGTGGTGGGCCAGGCGACGGGCGGGTTCGTGATCGGCACCACCAGCACGCGCCTGATCGACGGCTCGACGCTGCGCCTGCCGCGGACGGGGGTGTTCACCGTGAAGGGGGTGAACATGGAGAAGGAGGGCGTGATCCCGGACGTGGCGGTGGAGATCGAGCCGAGCGACTTCTTCCGCGGCGTGGACACGCAGCTGACGCGGGCGGTGAGCGTGCTGACGGACGACGTGGTGGCGTGGAAGCGGGCGCGCGGCACGCCGACGGGCACCGCGCCGGCGACGGTGCCGCCGGCGGTGGCGCCGATGCCGCGGACGGCCCCGGCGGCGCCGATGCCGGCCATCCCGCCGGCGGCGGAGTAGGGTGACCTCGCCGCTCGCGGCGTAGCGGCGTCGACGCCGCTACGCCGCGAGCGGCGAATCGTTCCCCCTCCAACCCCCTCTCCCCCATGCCACCCGTCGTCCTCGCCATCGACCAGGGCACCACCAGTTCCCGTGCCGTCGTCTACGACCCGACGACGTTCGCGCCGCTCGGCGTCGCCCAGCAGGAAATCGAGCAGCACTACCCGCGCGACGGCTGGGTCGAGCACGAGCCGGAAGACATCTGGTACTCGGTCGCCCGGACCTGCCGCGAGGCGCTCGCCGCCGCGGGCCGCGCCCCGAAGGACGTGGCCGCCGTCGGCATCACCAACCAGCGCGAGACGGTCGTGGTCTGGGACCGCACCACCGGCCGCCCCGTCCACCGCGCCATCGTCTGGCAGGACCGCCGCACCACCGACTTCTGCCGCGCCCGCGCCGCCGACGGCCCGTGGCTCACCGCCAAGACCGGCCTCGTTCTCGACCCGTACTTCAGCGGCACGAAACTTCGCTGGCTCCTGGAACAGCAGCCGAACCTGCGTGCCGCCGCCGAGCGTGGCGAGCTGGCCGCCGGCACCATCGACACGTTCTTGATGTGGCGGCTGACCGGCAACCACGTCACCGACGCGACGAACGCCAGCCGCACGCTCCTGTTCGACATCCACCGCATGGCGTGGGACGATGAGCTGCTGACCTACTTCGGCGTGCCGCGGGCGCTACTGCCGACCGTGAAGCCGAGCGCCGGCGACTTCGGGGTGACGAAGGGTCTGGACTTCTTGCCGGACGGCGTGCCGGTCCGCGGCGTGGCCGGCGACCAGCAGGCGGCGCTGTTCGGGCAGGCGTGCTTCGGCCCCGGCGAGGCGAAGTGTACCTACGGCACCGGCGCCTTCCTGCTCCTCCACACCGGTGACACCCCGGTGGCATCGCGGCACCGCCTGCTCACGACCGCCGCCGCGAGCACCGACGGGAAACCGAAGTACGCGCTCGAAGGGGCCGTGTTCGTGGCCGGCGCCGCGGTCCAGTGGCTGCGCGACGGGCTGCACCTGTTCCGCACCGCGGCCGAGTCGGAGGCGCTGGCGGAGAAGTCGAACCCGGCCGAGCCGGTGCTGTTCGTGCCGGGACTGGTGGGCCTCGGCGCCCCGCACTGGGTGCCCGAGGCCCGCGGCGTGATGTTCGGCCTCACCCGCGCCACGACGGCCGCCGACCTGGCGCGGGCGGCGCTGGAGGGCGTGGCGTTCCAGGTGGCCGACCTGATCGACGCCGCCGACCACGACCTGGGGGCGGCGGGCGCCGCGCCGCTGAAGGTGGACGGCGGCATGGCCCGCAACGACCGCTTCCTCCGCACGCAGGCCGACTTCCTGGGTCGGCCCGTGGTGCGGGCCGCGGAGGCGGAATCGACGGCACTGGGGGCCGCGATGCTGGCCGCGGTCGGCGCCGGCCTGACGGACGAGGCCGCGCTGCGGGCGCGGTCCGCCGCGGGCACGCGGTTCGACCCGACGCTTCCGGCGGGCGAGCGTGCCGCACGCCGGGCGGCGTGGCAGAAGGCGGTGCGGGCGGTGGTGAGCTTCTACGCGGCGGACGGTTCGGCGTCGTAGGTCGGGTCGGGGCCTCGAGACCCGACGTGGGGCACGAGTTACGAACGACGGAATCCGCAGCGTCCTCCCTGCTAACATTCCTCCGATTGCCGTTCGACGCCCGCGTCGGGTCTCGAGGACTCGACCCGACCTACAACTATAGCAACCCGCCGCCGCACCCCGGAGTCGATCCGTGAGGTTACCGCTCGTCCTCGTCCTGCTCGCACTCGCCGCCACGGCCGCCGCCCAGCCCGCAAAACAGCCGCCCGAGATCGAGCGCTACCGCAACTACCTCCTCACCGCCCCGGCCCCGGAGCCCAAGAACGGCAGCGTCCGCGTCACCTGGCTCGGCACCGCGACCCTCCTGTTCGACGACGGCGAGACGCAGCTCATGACCGACGGCTTCCTCACCCGCCCGTCGCTCCGCAAGGTGCTCGCCACCATCGAGACGGAACCCAAGGTCGTGGACGCCGCCCTCGCCAAGGCGGGCGTCACGAAGCTGGCCGCGCTGTTCGTCGCGCACACGCACTACGACCACGCCCTCGACTGTGCCTACGTCGCTCGCAAGACCGGCGCCGTGCTGCACGGGTCGTCCTCGACCCTCAACGTCGGCCGCGGCGGCGACGTGCCCGAGAAGCAGATGGTCGAGTTCGACCACGGCCAGTCGTACCGCTTCGGCAAGTTCAGCGTCACCGTCCTGAAGTCGAGGCACTCGCCGACCATCCGCTTCCTGAACGACGACCTGGGCCAGCGCGTCGAGCGGCCGCTGAAGCAGCCGGCGAGCTTCAAGGACTACAAGGAGGGCGGCGCCTTCGACTTCCTCATCAGCCACGGCCCGAACGCCGTGCTCGTGAACGCCGGCGGCAGCTACATCGAAGGGGCGCGCGACGGGCTCAAGGCGGACGTGGTGTTCCTCACGACGGCGGTGCTGTCGGCGCAGCCGGCGGCGTTCCAGGCCGCGTTCTACACCGAGACTGTCGGCAAGGTGCGGCCGAAGCTCGTCGTGCCGATCCACTGGGACAACTTCATGAAGCCGCTGACCGAGCAGCTGGATCCGCAGTTCGACCCGGCCGACGGGTGGGACCCGCTCATCCGCCGCTGCCGGGCCGACGGCATCGGCTTCGGCATCCTCCCGGGCTACGGCCGGGTCACGCTTTTTGCTCGGTAGCGGGCGGCGCGTCGGGGCCGCGCAGCCGCTCGATCACGCTGTAGAAGACCGGCGTCAGGAACACGCCGAACACCGTCACGCCGAGCATGCCGCTGAACACCGCGGTGCCGAGCGCCACCTGCATCTCGGCGCCGGCCCCGCTCCGCAGCAGCAGCGGCACCACCCCCAGGATGAACGCGAAACTCGTCATCAGGATCGGCCGCAGCCGCGACCGGGCCGCCTCCACCGCCGCCTCGTGCCGGGTCGCGCCGGCCTCGCGCTTCTGCTTGGCGAATTCCACGATCAGGATGGCGTTCTTCGTCGCCAGCCCGACCAGCACGACCAGCCCGATCTGGCAGAACACGTTCAGGTCCAGCCCGGTGAGCAGCAGCCCGGCGACGGCGCACAGCAGGCACATCGGCACCACCATCACGATCGCCAGCGGCAGGAGCCAGCTCTCGTACAGCGCCGCCATCACCAGGAAGGCGACGAGCACGCTCAGCCCGAACACCAGCAGCGTCGTGTCGCCGGTGTACGTGAACAGGCCGGGGATGCGCACCGGGGTGTTGGCGGCGAGCTTCTCCTGGTACGACATTTCGGTCCACTCGAACCCCATCCCCGGCGGCAGCTCGCGGGCGGCCAGCGCCTCCATCGTCGCCATCGCCCGGCCGGAGCTGATCGCCCGCGGGTTCGTGAACCCGCTCAGGTCCGCGGCCGGGGCCATCTGGAACCGCGCCACCTTCGGCGGCCCCGCGGCGTTGTCGATCACGATCAGCCCGGCGAGCGGGATCATCTCGCCGTTCGGGCCGCGCACCTTGATCTTCCGCAGGTCCTCCTCGGTCACGCGGAACGGGCCGTCGGCCTGAACCTGCACCTGCCAGTTGCGGTCGCGCAGGGTGATGTCGTTCACGTACAGCGACCCCATGTACACCTGCAGCGCCTGGTTGATGTCCGACACCGGCACGCCCATCCGCGCGGCGCGGTCGCGGTCCACCCGCACCCACAGTTGCGGGGCCGACGAGCGGAACGTGCTCGTCGCGCCGACGATGCCGGGCTCCTTCGTCGCCGCCACGCCGAGGTTGTTCGCGATGCCCTGGAGCGCCGGGTAGCCGAGGCCGCCGCGGTCGAGGATCTGCAGCTTGAAGCCGCCGCCGGTGCCGAGGCCGAGGATCGGCGGCGGGCCGAACGACACCACCACCCCCTCGCCGATGGCCGCGAACTGCTTGTTCAGCTCGCCGGCGATGACCGGCGCCCGCCGGCCGGGCCGCTCGGCGAACGGCTTCAGCGGCAGGAACATCCCCCCGGTGTTCGAGATGTTCGCCGACGCCAGCAGCGAGTACCCCGGCAGGTTCACCACCCGCGCCACGCCGTCCGTCTTCAGGGCGATCTCGGTCACCCGCGCCGCCACGGCCTCCGTGCGCTCGAGCGAGGCGCCGTCGGGGAGCTGGATGTTCACCATCAGGTAGCCCTGGTCCTGGTCGGGGATGAACCCCGGCGGCACGGCGGTGAACGCCGCCCCGGTGGCGACCAGCAGCCCGACGTACGCCAGCAGCACCAGCGCCGCCAGCCGCAGCGACCGCCGCACCACCCAGGCGTAGCCGCGGGTGGTGTAGTCGAACCCGGTGTTGAACAGCTTGAAGAACCAGCCGAGGACGAAGTTGATGGCCCGGTCCAACAGCCCCTTCGGGGCGTGGTGGCTCTTGAGGAGCAGCGGGCAGAGGGCCGGCGTGAGCGTCAGCGAGTTGAACGCGCTCAGGAGCGTGCTGGCCGCGATCGTGATGGCGAACTGCTGGAAGAACTGACCCGTGATGCCGGGGATGAACGCGCTCGGGATGAACACCGCCGCCAGCACCATCGAGATGCCGAGGATCGCGGTGCC carries:
- a CDS encoding S41 family peptidase, translating into MRHLVALCAAALLAPAAAAQEPIRFARTPDISPDGKTVAFSYLGDIWTVPSVGGVARPVTMHEAHDLNPVFSPDGKYLAFSSNRHGSYDVFVSPAVGGRPRRLTFDSGHDTVTGWTPDGKGVVFTSTRGTAYPFQAECYVVPFDGGAERKLTLFEGKEAHLSPAGDRVAFVRGPGLWYRRGYRGSSNDELWVAGADGSGPRRFTTFDGQDGSPMWSPDGKTLYYVSEEGSTRGCANVVSRPADATSGTPQRLTTHADDTVRRARVSGNGEWIVYELGADLCVVPTRGGAPRKLAIEVNADDKANTERAVTYTRDATEFALSPDEEHAVVVVHGELFLTRIPDGNKVTRLTDHPAYDHGATFSPDGKSILFASDRSGAEDLFLLEPDDAEHPELHKAHTFKVTQLTKTPEAESGARFTPKGDRVGFIRGGKLWTMKPDGTDQKVMIDTPQVFDFEFSPDGKHVVFARMDGSFASEVFVAPTDGGEARNVTRYATYNGDVSWSPAGGKIAFVGQRRGTYLPHVLSLQRPAAPGAPKSAPGEIDWDDIHLRGEKAAGIAADSVSISPTGLQVAFRHSGAGNGDDLWVAAANGSSQTRVTTGNLAPRQIRWAKKSSGLIYFLTGTGELRSVRHGSPFPGAATNSADPPRVNFQARLTVKRDEEFAEMFAQSWRGLSDHFYDSGFHGADWFAVRAKYQALVPHVAMKEDLYALVSVMLGELNASHLGISGVLPTAQEPTADLGLLFDPSYRGPGLKVTEVLKRGPADKRGLGVKPGDVVVAIDRVELTPKVNVSQLLNNKAGEGLLIDVASDPADKKTRRRVELFPIARDKASDLMYDRWVDANAAAVAKQSGGKLGYIHIPGMDEPGLERFMRALYSDNLDKDGLIVDVRFNGGGFTHDQVLNYLSGKEHTFFKQRDGGQGLVLRNYDRKFTRPVAVMTNNRSYSDAEIFPHAFRTLGLGKVVGQATGGFVIGTTSTRLIDGSTLRLPRTGVFTVKGVNMEKEGVIPDVAVEIEPSDFFRGVDTQLTRAVSVLTDDVVAWKRARGTPTGTAPATVPPAVAPMPRTAPAAPMPAIPPAAE
- the glpK gene encoding glycerol kinase GlpK, with product MPPVVLAIDQGTTSSRAVVYDPTTFAPLGVAQQEIEQHYPRDGWVEHEPEDIWYSVARTCREALAAAGRAPKDVAAVGITNQRETVVVWDRTTGRPVHRAIVWQDRRTTDFCRARAADGPWLTAKTGLVLDPYFSGTKLRWLLEQQPNLRAAAERGELAAGTIDTFLMWRLTGNHVTDATNASRTLLFDIHRMAWDDELLTYFGVPRALLPTVKPSAGDFGVTKGLDFLPDGVPVRGVAGDQQAALFGQACFGPGEAKCTYGTGAFLLLHTGDTPVASRHRLLTTAAASTDGKPKYALEGAVFVAGAAVQWLRDGLHLFRTAAESEALAEKSNPAEPVLFVPGLVGLGAPHWVPEARGVMFGLTRATTAADLARAALEGVAFQVADLIDAADHDLGAAGAAPLKVDGGMARNDRFLRTQADFLGRPVVRAAEAESTALGAAMLAAVGAGLTDEAALRARSAAGTRFDPTLPAGERAARRAAWQKAVRAVVSFYAADGSAS
- a CDS encoding MBL fold metallo-hydrolase, with amino-acid sequence MRLPLVLVLLALAATAAAQPAKQPPEIERYRNYLLTAPAPEPKNGSVRVTWLGTATLLFDDGETQLMTDGFLTRPSLRKVLATIETEPKVVDAALAKAGVTKLAALFVAHTHYDHALDCAYVARKTGAVLHGSSSTLNVGRGGDVPEKQMVEFDHGQSYRFGKFSVTVLKSRHSPTIRFLNDDLGQRVERPLKQPASFKDYKEGGAFDFLISHGPNAVLVNAGGSYIEGARDGLKADVVFLTTAVLSAQPAAFQAAFYTETVGKVRPKLVVPIHWDNFMKPLTEQLDPQFDPADGWDPLIRRCRADGIGFGILPGYGRVTLFAR
- a CDS encoding efflux RND transporter permease subunit, producing MSAPTHTSAPTPHSAFHFFIDRPVFGIVLSVLTTLVGVLALAALPVAQYPDVVPPQIVVTTQYPGASARTVAETVAAPIEQQINGVEGMLYLESQCTDDGNMRLTVTFRVGTDPDMAQVLVQNRVAIATATLPAEVKQIGVTTKKQSTSILMVVNVYSPKGKDGKPAKDSIEVSAFVNTQVLDDLARVTGVGDASVRGSRDYAMRVWLDPNKMADLQLTAGDVVSAVQSQNAQVAAGQIGRPPVPAGQTTQLVISTQGRLKSEEEFRNIVVKAGRVTAGGEPEGLVRLGEIARVELGAKAYDTSSFLDRDPAVAVVLYTLPGANALNTAERVKTRMEELKKERFPEGIEYTIGFDTTGFVEESIESVIHTLTEAFVLVFIVVIVFLQNWRAALIPMLAVPVALVGTLAVMLAVGFSINMLTLFGMVLAIGIVVDDAIVVVEAVEANLAKGMEPREATRAAMSEVGTAILGISMVLAAVFIPSAFIPGITGQFFQQFAITIAASTLLSAFNSLTLTPALCPLLLKSHHAPKGLLDRAINFVLGWFFKLFNTGFDYTTRGYAWVVRRSLRLAALVLLAYVGLLVATGAAFTAVPPGFIPDQDQGYLMVNIQLPDGASLERTEAVAARVTEIALKTDGVARVVNLPGYSLLASANISNTGGMFLPLKPFAERPGRRAPVIAGELNKQFAAIGEGVVVSFGPPPILGLGTGGGFKLQILDRGGLGYPALQGIANNLGVAATKEPGIVGATSTFRSSAPQLWVRVDRDRAARMGVPVSDINQALQVYMGSLYVNDITLRDRNWQVQVQADGPFRVTEEDLRKIKVRGPNGEMIPLAGLIVIDNAAGPPKVARFQMAPAADLSGFTNPRAISSGRAMATMEALAARELPPGMGFEWTEMSYQEKLAANTPVRIPGLFTYTGDTTLLVFGLSVLVAFLVMAALYESWLLPLAIVMVVPMCLLCAVAGLLLTGLDLNVFCQIGLVVLVGLATKNAILIVEFAKQKREAGATRHEAAVEAARSRLRPILMTSFAFILGVVPLLLRSGAGAEMQVALGTAVFSGMLGVTVFGVFLTPVFYSVIERLRGPDAPPATEQKA